A DNA window from Salvelinus fontinalis isolate EN_2023a chromosome 28, ASM2944872v1, whole genome shotgun sequence contains the following coding sequences:
- the enkd1 gene encoding enkurin domain-containing protein 1, with translation MCEGPSMISGPIPPDPSLSPEYYKRPASARGRLEGNARGTPALLSGPLTPDPVLYPGCYSARAPQHPRIGPNATHILERGQRGVVGALLRLEGVSLSPNPSKHKQLVRDYGKENVRRLREIQRRCREQEAQREHSRPVPVKALWSSPKYQDIPSRVMAQLQETSPPMKPECQNFLKAHSICGSAGPPRLKRALSPSPRPSCFPSPPPSPRSASQNHTEKQSLQVQGRMVDFVSHNAQAAGKTVLRRSQSLTNLRNSQPLPSAIKGQVPQYLEERKEQWRREEEEKRRSIPDPSIPAGHTLMPERERQETLESLKETHRSLVSELLSLPVRADSLGVRSRRAQLDRRLSEVEEAIKIFSRDKVYIKTDS, from the exons ATGTGCGAGGGTCCATCCATGATATCTGGGCCCATACCCCCAGATCCTTCCCTTTCCCCCGAATACTACAAACGTCCTGCATCTG CCAGGGGTCGTCTGGAGGGGAACGCTCGTGGGACCCCAGCCCTTCTCTCTGGTCCCCTGACCCCGGACCCTGTGTTGTACCCAGGCTGCTACAGCGCCCGTGCCCCTCAGCACCCCCGCATCGGCCCTAATGCCACACACATTCTGGAGAGGGGCCAGAGAGGGGTGGTGGGGGCCCTGCTAAGACTGGAGGGGGTCTCCCTCAGTCCCAACCCCTCTAAGCACA AGCAGCTGGTGCGTGACTACGGAAAGGAGAACGTGCGTCGGCTGAGGGAGATCCAGAGACGCTGCAGAGAGCAGGAGGCACAGAGGGAACACTCCCGTCCCGTCCCGGTCAAAGCCCTGTGGAGCTCCCCTAAATACCAGGACATCCCCTCCAGGGTCATGGCCCAGCTACAG GAGACCAGCCCTCCTATGAAGCCAGAGTGTCAGAACTTTTTAAAAGCACATTCTATCTGTGGCTCTGCTGGCCCCCCGAGACTAAAGCGGGCTCTCTCACCCTCCCCAAGACCAAGCTGTTTCCCGTCGCCGCCCCCCTCACCTCGCTCAGCCTCCCAAAACCATACAGAGAAACAGAGTTTACAG GTGCAGGGCAGGATGGTGGACTTTGTGAGCCACAATGCACAGGCTGCAGGGAAGACAGTCCTCCGTCGCTCCCAGTCATTGACCAACCTGAGGAACAGTCAGCCCCTGCCCAGCGCCATCAAGGGACAGGTGCCTCAGTA CCTTGAGGAGCGGAAGGAGCAGTGGCGacgggaggaggaggaaaagaggaggagtATTCCTGATCCATCCATCCCAGCTGGTCACACCCTgatgccagagagggagagacaggagaccCTGGAGTCACTCAAAGAGA CCCATCGGTCTCTGGTGAGTGAGCTGCTGTCTCTTCCAGTCAGAGCCGACTCTCTGGGTGTCCGTTCCCGTCGTGCTCAGCTGGACCGCAGGCTCTCTGAGGTGGAGGAGGCCATCAAGATCTTCTCCAGGGACAAAGTCTACATCAAGACTGACTCTTAA